In Actinacidiphila yeochonensis CN732, a genomic segment contains:
- a CDS encoding alpha-L-rhamnosidase C-terminal domain-containing protein, producing MLTGVADPAQARSALAYLSRTSSGPYGALTVSPQTPNAAISPMYEPLPSGFEASARLAASDPDGALAESGLDLIRTFWGHQLAADPGGTFWEKAGTDGQPGIAQFTSLAHGWAAGPTVSLTTQVLGVQPTGAGFATYSVSPTPGGLRWAQGRVPTPHGAISASWRRSGSAFTLTVDSPHGTSGRLAVPVHGAARVTLDGRTVWDGTRAVGGAHAGSDGTTVYVDGVGAGHHTLTARPVHSN from the coding sequence GTGCTCACCGGCGTCGCCGACCCGGCCCAGGCCCGCAGCGCCCTGGCCTACCTGAGCCGCACCAGCTCGGGCCCGTACGGCGCGCTGACCGTCTCCCCGCAGACGCCGAACGCCGCCATCTCACCGATGTACGAGCCGCTGCCCAGCGGCTTCGAGGCGAGCGCCCGGCTGGCCGCGTCCGACCCCGACGGTGCCCTGGCCGAGTCCGGCCTGGACCTCATCCGCACCTTCTGGGGCCACCAGCTCGCCGCCGACCCCGGCGGCACCTTCTGGGAGAAGGCCGGCACCGACGGGCAGCCGGGGATCGCCCAGTTCACCAGCCTGGCCCACGGCTGGGCGGCCGGACCGACAGTCAGCCTCACCACCCAGGTACTCGGCGTGCAGCCCACCGGCGCCGGCTTCGCCACCTACAGCGTCTCCCCGACCCCCGGCGGCCTGCGCTGGGCGCAGGGCAGGGTCCCCACCCCGCACGGGGCGATCAGCGCGTCCTGGCGCCGCTCCGGCAGCGCCTTCACGCTCACCGTGGACAGCCCGCACGGTACCAGCGGGCGGCTCGCCGTCCCCGTCCACGGAGCCGCCCGCGTCACCCTTGACGGCCGCACCGTATGGGACGGCACCCGGGCGGTCGGTGGCGCACACGCGGGCAGCGACGGCACCACCGTGTACGTCGACGGTGTCGGCGCGGGCCACCACACGCTCACCGCCCGTCCCGTGCATTCGAACTGA